In the Acomys russatus chromosome 11, mAcoRus1.1, whole genome shotgun sequence genome, one interval contains:
- the LOC127195640 gene encoding dolichyl-diphosphooligosaccharide--protein glycosyltransferase subunit 4-like, with translation MIRDIQLAIFPKMLGMSLFLLEVLYHSVAVNNPNKQE, from the coding sequence ATGATCAGGGACATACAGCTTGCCATCTTCCCCAAAATGCTGGGCATGTCGCTTTTCTTGCTCGAGGTTCTCTATCACTCTGTAGCAGTCAACAATCCTAACAAGCAAGAATGA